A genomic region of Candidatus Deferrimicrobium sp. contains the following coding sequences:
- a CDS encoding Rrf2 family transcriptional regulator, whose translation MRISKKTEYALRALMYASRFPEGTTFQIRDLAEKNGIPKKFLELILLELKNAGMLSSRRGVGGGYLLARRPDSIRSSEIVEVFEGPLSARDRKKGSGRTEKESSSPAISRMVEEASEAAAAVFSRSTLADLVREEDDATQRRRHNVMYFI comes from the coding sequence ATGCGCATTTCTAAAAAGACCGAATACGCGTTGCGCGCGCTGATGTACGCTTCCCGCTTCCCGGAGGGGACCACGTTCCAGATCCGGGATCTCGCGGAGAAGAACGGGATCCCGAAGAAGTTCCTCGAACTCATCCTGCTCGAATTGAAGAACGCCGGGATGCTCTCCAGCCGGCGCGGGGTCGGGGGCGGCTATCTCCTTGCGCGGCGCCCCGATTCGATCCGTTCCTCCGAGATCGTCGAAGTGTTCGAAGGTCCGTTGTCGGCGCGGGATCGGAAGAAAGGCTCCGGCAGGACGGAGAAGGAGAGCTCCTCCCCCGCTATTTCCCGGATGGTGGAGGAGGCGTCCGAAGCCGCGGCGGCGGTCTTCTCGCGATCGACCCTCGCCGACCTCGTCCGGGAAGAGGACGATGCGACGCAGCGCCGGCGACACAACGTGATGTATTTCATATGA